The segment ACTTCTATCCAATCTTTCACACTTATTCTTCCTGGAGAAATTTTATCTCTTAGTTTCTGATCTAAAATTTCGGCTGCAGTTCCTGGGAGTGTATTTACTCCTGCTTCCTTGAGTCTTTTTAGATATTCTCTAATTGTAGTCTTTGATCTTGATGCTCCATAAAGTACTTCTTCAGGCGAAAATCCATGTATGTGAATATCTGGAATTTCCTTTTTAATTTCTTTACAAATATTTTCATATAATTCTCCGTCCATATCTGGTGGAAGTCCTGCTTGGATGCATACCTCGGTAGCACCTAATTGATGTGCTTCTTTTGCTCGTCTTACAATCTCTTCAGTTGGTAGAAAATATCCTTCCTCTTCTCTAAAGTCTCTACTGAATGCACAAAAACCACATTGTTTAATGCATACGTTAGTAAAATTGATGTTTCTATTTACAACATATGTGACTATATCTCCTACTCTTCTACTTCTAATTTCATCCGCTACTAATCCTACTAAATGAAAATCAATACCTGATGTATTGTATAGCCTTAATCCTTCCTCTGCTGATACCTCTTTGTCAGATAATGCCTTGTTTAAAATTTCAGAAATGGATGAATCTGATTTTTTAAGTAGGGAATCTATATTTACATTCATTTCCAATAATCCTTCCTTACCAATCCTTCTTCATCTTCAATATCTTTCATCTTACCTCTTAACTCTTTACCAATAAACGAAAAAAATTCTGGATAAATTGGAAATCTGCATTTTAAATCAAATCCTGCATTCTTTGAATCTTGTTCAACCTTTTTAATTTCTGGCCATAAAAATTCTGGATTTACGTAATCTGGTGTAAGTGGTGAAATGCCCCCCCAATCATTAATGCCTAAAGATAGAAAACTCTGATATGAATTTGGAGATAGATTTGGTGGAATCTGTATGTTCATTTTTGGCATGATCACTCTTGTTAATGCAACAATTATCTTGAAATAATTTTCATTGGCTGGCGGAAAATTCTTCATCTTAGTGTCTTGCTTTGGCTGAAAATTTTGAATAATTATCTCTTGAATATTTCCATATTTTTCTTGTAGTTTTTTTATCGCAATGATGGAGTCTATTACCTCCACTGGTGTTTCTCCAATACCTACAAGAATTCCTGTAGTCATTGGAATCTTTAATCTACCTGTGTTTTCTAATACCTCGAGTCTTGCTTTTGGTCTTTTACTAGCAGCTAGATAATGCGGCATATCTTTTTTTGTCAGTCTTTCACTAACGTTTTCAAGCATTATGCCCATTGACACATTTGTCTTTTGTAATTCTTTTAGCTCATCATGGTTCAAATTTCCAGCATTGGTATGTGGAAATAATCCGGCTTCTATCGCTAATTCTGATGCATGAATCAAATACTCTGCAGTCGACCTGAATCCGTTTTCTTTTAGCCAGTCTCTAGCTTCTTGGTATTTCTGCTCTGGTCTTTCACCTGTTACAAATAATGCTTCTACACATCGATACTTTTTTGCAAGATTCAATAACTGTTTTATTTCTTGTTTTGACATCAATGATATTTTATTTTCATTGGGTTCTGCTTTGTAAGTACAGTATGAACATGTGTCTTTACATAAATTTACAATATTGAAAAATGCTTTTTTTGAAAATGTCACCGAATCTTTTTTAAATCTCTGTCTTAGTTTCTGTGCTGTTGAAAATAATTCTTTAGAATCTATTTTTGAATTTTGATATATTTCTATTATATCTTCTCTGGAAATTATTTTGTTTTCTAAAACACTGTTTAAACTCTCAGAGTTTAATACAAGCTCATTCAATAGTTGGTGTTTTTGCCTAGAGGTATTTATGCTTGTATCGCATTAATTTCCATTTGGTCGTTCATCTAGAGTGATTGTGATGTTGGTTGTTCTGCCGTCTCTTAGAACCTCTAAAACCATTTCATCTCCAACTGATTTTGCTCTCTGTAAATGAATTAAAATGTCATCTATTTTTCTTACTTGATTTCCATCAACTGATAATATGATATCTCCCCCGATTGAATACTTTATTCCATCGACTTCGACAGTTTCATTTGAACCATGTATTCCAGCTTTTGCAGCTGGGCTATTGTCTACAACTGTAATTACTAGAAAACCTACTGCATCATTTAGATTCAAAACTTTGGCCAGATCAGGATCAATATCTCTACCCGCTATTCCAATCCATGGGTGTATGTATTTTCCATCTTCGATTAGTTTTGGAACAATTTTAGCTAATGTTTGTGATGGCACTGCAAATCCTACTCCTGTAAATTCCCCTGTTGTAGATTGTATGGCTGTATTAATTCCAACAATCTCTCCTCTCATATTCAACAACGGTCCACCTGAATTACCTGGATTGATTGCAGCATCTGTCTGAATTACATCTGGAATAGAATATCCTGCACCTGAAGGTAAGAGTCTACCTAACTGACTAACAATTCCTGAAGTCATAGAGCCTGATAGACCAAATGGATTTCCAATAGCTGCTATTGGTTCCCCAACTTTGAGATTGGCCGAATCTCCTAATCGTAATGGCTGTAATAATGATAAATCTGCATTGACTTTGATTACTCCTATGTCTGTGTATTCATCAAAACCTACGATCTCTGCATTATATGATCTGCCATCCAAAAATGTAACTACTACTTTTTTTACATTCTTAACAACATGTGAATTTGTAATTATGTGGCCCTGTTTATCAAAAACAAAACCAGAACCTACACCGCTAGTTCCGTTTGACTGTTCAGCTCTTTGAACGTTAATTCTAACTACTCCTGGTTCTGATTTTTCAAATATTTCAATTAATGAAAGCTTTTTTGAGTAATCTGCAATTGTTTCTCCTATTGCACTCGGAATTGATTTGTTATCTGAAATGACATCTGATTTTACTGCGGTTGGAGGTACTGTTAAAATTACTGCAAAAATTATTGCAACAATTGCTGCCCCACTTATGGCTCCGACAATTACTCCTGACTTATCCATGCAAAATCGGTACCCAATTTTCTATCTAAAAGTATTGCTATACACTGATTGAGTTTTGAACATGATCTTTCATGTGGTATTTTCGACCTCTCCATGATACTGTACTATTCTTAGCTTGAAGCAATCCGCTCAAAAAACCTAATGCGACTACTAGGCTACCTATTGGGGCAAATAACGCATCAATTAATTTTAATTGCAATAATTTCTTGACTTCAATTATTGCCCCGATGTAAATCATTATTGTGGAAATAACTGATGTCGCAAATAATACTACAAATGAAGTTGTTTCAAATGCTCCAAATACTGAATATGCTAAAATCGGAAATGGCATAAATAATAAAAACAATACTGCAAAAAAACATCCAATTGCAATTTTTTTACTCTGTAAATACAGCGGAATCATTAGTCTTTTCAATGCATTCCAAAGTGTACTTCTATCTCTGGCCCAAATCGCATCAATTAGATGGTCTCCTCTAACAATTTTCATTTTATGCCCTGATTCTTTTACTTTTTTACCAAGGGCACCATCTTCAATAATTTCATGTTTAACACTCTCATGCATTCCAACTGATTCGTATGTTTTTCTTTTAATTATGAAAAAACTGCCAAAAAAATATGCCGTTTTCTTTGAAGGATCATTAACTCTTAACGCTGAAAACCTAGTGTGAAGAAAGACGGAAATCATTGGTAATGTGATCTTTGTCCAAAAATCAATTGCGCACATTTTTGGAATTGCTGATAATGCATCCAAATCAAAAGAGAGTAAATGTGATACTGCAAGAGAGATTACATTTTGTGAATGCTTTGTGTCTGCATCAGAAAATAATAAAATATCGCCAGTTGCTTTTTTGTATCCTTCCATACATGCC is part of the Nitrosarchaeum sp. genome and harbors:
- the cofH gene encoding 5-amino-6-(D-ribitylamino)uracil--L-tyrosine 4-hydroxyphenyl transferase CofH; the protein is MNVNIDSLLKKSDSSISEILNKALSDKEVSAEEGLRLYNTSGIDFHLVGLVADEIRSRRVGDIVTYVVNRNINFTNVCIKQCGFCAFSRDFREEEGYFLPTEEIVRRAKEAHQLGATEVCIQAGLPPDMDGELYENICKEIKKEIPDIHIHGFSPEEVLYGASRSKTTIREYLKRLKEAGVNTLPGTAAEILDQKLRDKISPGRISVKDWIEVIKTAHNLGINTTSTMMFGHVETPEDRVNHIVKIREIQKETKGFTEFVPLNFIHSEAPMYKHQLHEEIREGGSGKDVLLTHAIARILLNNQIDNIQMSWVKEGQKMSQLLLMWGANDFGGTLINESISTSAGSNHGQLIKPKEIRRLVKEIGRVPAERSTNYKILKRFGDNDESDDELDKISDLSKFGSYAELIKINKFRYKNPRNDKP
- the cofG gene encoding 7,8-didemethyl-8-hydroxy-5-deazariboflavin synthase subunit CofG, giving the protein MNELVLNSESLNSVLENKIISREDIIEIYQNSKIDSKELFSTAQKLRQRFKKDSVTFSKKAFFNIVNLCKDTCSYCTYKAEPNENKISLMSKQEIKQLLNLAKKYRCVEALFVTGERPEQKYQEARDWLKENGFRSTAEYLIHASELAIEAGLFPHTNAGNLNHDELKELQKTNVSMGIMLENVSERLTKKDMPHYLAASKRPKARLEVLENTGRLKIPMTTGILVGIGETPVEVIDSIIAIKKLQEKYGNIQEIIIQNFQPKQDTKMKNFPPANENYFKIIVALTRVIMPKMNIQIPPNLSPNSYQSFLSLGINDWGGISPLTPDYVNPEFLWPEIKKVEQDSKNAGFDLKCRFPIYPEFFSFIGKELRGKMKDIEDEEGLVRKDYWK
- a CDS encoding S1C family serine protease, whose translation is MDKSGVIVGAISGAAIVAIIFAVILTVPPTAVKSDVISDNKSIPSAIGETIADYSKKLSLIEIFEKSEPGVVRINVQRAEQSNGTSGVGSGFVFDKQGHIITNSHVVKNVKKVVVTFLDGRSYNAEIVGFDEYTDIGVIKVNADLSLLQPLRLGDSANLKVGEPIAAIGNPFGLSGSMTSGIVSQLGRLLPSGAGYSIPDVIQTDAAINPGNSGGPLLNMRGEIVGINTAIQSTTGEFTGVGFAVPSQTLAKIVPKLIEDGKYIHPWIGIAGRDIDPDLAKVLNLNDAVGFLVITVVDNSPAAKAGIHGSNETVEVDGIKYSIGGDIILSVDGNQVRKIDDILIHLQRAKSVGDEMVLEVLRDGRTTNITITLDERPNGN
- a CDS encoding glycosyltransferase gives rise to the protein MELILDVLNYSLITILIGISAAWAILIKSMVDSVRFTPKLEDFEKKEHNNPKVSIILPARNEEEFIGRCLDSLIEQDYSNYEIIVIDDSSDDSTSKIISEYAKKNSKIIPVSAQTKPDGWMGKNWACMEGYKKATGDILLFSDADTKHSQNVISLAVSHLLSFDLDALSAIPKMCAIDFWTKITLPMISVFLHTRFSALRVNDPSKKTAYFFGSFFIIKRKTYESVGMHESVKHEIIEDGALGKKVKESGHKMKIVRGDHLIDAIWARDRSTLWNALKRLMIPLYLQSKKIAIGCFFAVLFLLFMPFPILAYSVFGAFETTSFVVLFATSVISTIMIYIGAIIEVKKLLQLKLIDALFAPIGSLVVALGFLSGLLQAKNSTVSWRGRKYHMKDHVQNSISV